GTCGATGGAGCGTGCATACCGGCTGGCTTTAGGCCATCGTCGATAAGCGGAGTGCCAGGTCGCAGACGCGGTTCGAGAAGCCCCACTCGTTGTCGTACCAACTGACGAGCTTCAGCATGTGGCCCTTGGCCATGGTTCGGGTCGAATCGAAAATCGAACTGTGCGGGTTGCGAATGATGTCGCTGCTGACGCGCGGCTCGTCGCAGTATTCCAGAATGCCCTTGAGGCGGGGACTCTCCGAGGCCTTCTTGAAGACGGCATTGACTGCCGCCACATCGACGGATTTATCCAGCGATACCGTGAGGTCCACGACACTGCCGTCGGCGACCGGCACGCGAAACGCGAAGCCGTCCAGTTTTACGTTCGGACTGGGCACCACCAACCCGATCGCCTTGGCGGCGCCGGTCGATGACGGAATGATGTTCGTTGCGGCCGCCCGCGCGCGGAGCAGATCGTCGCCATGCACCATGTCGAGAATGCGCTGATCGTTGGTGTACGCATGCACGGTCGTCATAAAGCCCTCGATTTTGTTCCCGAAGACTTCCGGGTGATCGACGAGCACCTTGATGACCGGGGCAAGACAGTTGGTCGTGCAGCTTCCGTTGCTGACAAAGGTGTGCTCCGGCTTAAGTGTCTCATCATTGACACCCATTACCACCGTCGCATCGATCTGATCCTTCGCGGGCGCCGACAGAATCACCTTCTTTGCGCCGGCCTTGATGTGGTCGTCGTAACCGGCCTTTCCGCCAGCCGCCCGCCCCGTAAACTTGCCCGTTGCCTCGATGACAATCGTGGCGCCGAGTTCCTTCCAGGGCAGATTGGCGGGGTTCGTCTCGGTCAGGACTCGAACGCGATCCCCGTTGACGACGATGCTGTTCTCATCGTGGGAAATTTCACCATTGAAGACGCCATGGACGCTGTCATACTTCAAGAGGTGCGCATGAACCTTGGGCGTTGAACCGACGTCGTTGATCGCGACGATGTCGAACTGCCCTTTCCGGGCAACCATTGCTCGCGCGACGAGCCGACCGATGCGCCCAAACCCGTTGATCGCCACTTTCACAGCCGCCATGTTACGTCACCTCCTTGACCAGGCGCCGGCCTACCGACGTCGGATCGCAAATAGCCGTTCGCGAGCGGACCGTGCGGCGCACGACCGTCGCGGGTGTTTTCGAGCATGAGGATAAAAACGGTCGATGGCAGCGTCAAGAAAGGCGGATGGGCGGCGGCGCACCGATCAATCCAGTCGAAAAGTGCTTTGAAACCCGATGCGCCCGGGCCCGACGGAGATCCATTACGGCAATTGGGCAGGATGACGAGGCGCTTCGCCGATGAGGACTCGGATCACATCGTCCGCAACCGTGGATCGCTCCTCCAGGGAATCAATCGTCAGCCCGGCAACATGCGGAGTCAGCAGGCAATTCGGCGAACGTCGAAGCGGATGCTGAAGAGGCAGCGGCTCGGTCTCAAATACGTCCAGCGCCGCCCCACTCAGGCGACCGCTCTGTAAGGCCGCAGCAAGAGCGATCAAATTAATCGCGGAGCCGCGCGTGATGTTGACCAGTGTCGCCTCCGGCTTCATCTTCGCCAGCGCGTCGGCATCAATCATCCGGCGCGGCGAAACCGACTGCCGAAGATGAATTGAAAGGACATCCGACGTGCCGAGCAGTTCGTCGAAGCTGACGGAACGGGCTTTGAAAGATCCAGGCTCCCCGCCGAGCGGATCGTGATAGATCATGGTCGAGTCGAAGGCCTGCTCCAGCATTCTGCCCACGTGCTCCGCGACCGGATCGAGCCCCAGAAACCCAATGACCGCATACCGAAACTCGCGCACTTGAATCTGCCGCGCGATGTCGAAGCGCCCCTCGCGTACCTGGCTGTCCAGAACAGGAATGTGGCGATGCGAGGCGATCATCAGGCCCAGCGCAAATTCAGCGGCGGATTTCACAGCGGCATTCGGCGAGTACACAACCGGAATATCGCGCCGCTTGGCGGCGCGCAGATCGATGTGATCGATGGTTTGGCTCGCGCGACCGATGACGCGAAGCTTTGGCGCCGAATCAATGATGCGGGCGGTGACATGTGCCTTGGCGCGAACGAGCAGGGCATCCGCCTCGGCCATCGCGCCGATGATGGTCGCGGGAGCGGAGTCGGGAAGTATGGTCACCTCCCCTACTCCACGCAGCTTATTGACGACAGCCTCGGAAAACGGCTCCGCCAACACGATGCGAAACGGCCTTCGATTCATCGAGCGCCGCCTCCATTTCTCCTCCCATATCGCCGGATCGGATCGATCCGCTTTCGTTCAACAAAGACTTTGCCTGTTCCAGCCCTTGTCCTATAATAACAACTTGTTGCACTGAAGCAACACTTTTTGTTACGGACGACAGAATTTGTCGAGGGAGTGACACATGCTTTCGCACCCGCTTCGGGGCCGACGTTCACCAACGCAATTCCTGCCGACTTTGACCTGCACTCTGATTCTCGCCTTCGGGGTCGCCGCCCGTGCAGATGATGCGCGTCCGGCCGGTCCGGAATCGCCCAGGCAGGGAAATCCCCCCGAAAGTGACACAAATACGACACCACCTTCGGTAACCCGTCCGGTCGACGGCGCGATCATCCGCGAACCTTCGCAGGGCCGTCCCATTTTCGTCACTCCGGGAGACACGTTCTATTTCGTCATGAGCCTGCCGCCCAACTTCAAGGGTGACGTCGGCTTTTCACTTCGCCATGCGCTGGAGCCGTCAATCAGTTCACTGCTGCGACCGAAGACGCCGCCCTCTTATTTCAACCAGGAGTACTGCCATATTGTCCTGCAAGTCGCCGAGAAGATCGAGCCGGGTCTGTACGATCTTGAAGTGAAAACACCGGATGAAACGTATTTCTCCCGCCGGAGCGTTCGCATCATTGATCGATTCAAGGACCGGTTCAGATTCGTTCATCTGTCAAACATGAACATCGGCGATCCGACGGCGCCCGATTTCGACGACATGCTGCCCAAGGAGATCAATCTGCTCGGGCCTGAGTTCATCGTTGCGACTGGCGATTACACCGAGTGGTCCCGTGTCGCGGACGACCCGAAGAGTTGGGCGCGCGTCCTGAAGTATTTCGAGCAGTTCAACGCCCCCGTTTACATGCTCTGCGGATCGCACGACCACGAGGCAAGCTTCACGAAGTTCGTCGCGACCGGCCCCATGGGCACGATCGACTACGGCGACTATCACGGCATCCTGCTGCTGGACCACCCGGCGAATCCCCTGGACCAGGATTACTCGCAGATTCAGTGGATTGAGGCGGATCTCAAACGGAACAAAACCAAGCGCATGAATTTCCTCTGCGCCAACAGCGACGAAATGGGGATACTCGACATCTGGCGAGAGCGCGGCGGTATCGAAGACTACGTCAGGGACCACCACATCAAGCTCTACGTCGCAGGGGGATCAACCGACTGGGACTTCAAGGAATTCGCCCACAAGCTCGACGGTCTCGACGACTTCCACTTCGCACGCACGCATCAGTCAAGCACCTGCATGCGGGACCGGGCCACCGGATTCAGTCACTATCGCGTGATCGAGATCGATGGCGACAACCTGGCGTATACCTATGCCAACGATACGGCACCGGAGCCGCTGCAGCACTCCGTTCCATCCGGCCGCCTTCGTGTCTATTTCGATGCGCCCAATGACGGCACCTCGAGCAAGGTCGGCGCGACCGTGCAAAACGCACTGAACCAGTCATTTGATAACGCTCGCCTCTGGATTCGCGTTGCCAAACGAGGTAATGAGAAGCCCGTGATCGCCCCCGGTCGCATCGTCCGCATGGTCGATGCCGGCGATCATTGGGGTTGCGAAGTATCCTACGATCTGCCGGACAAAGGCGCTGTACGCATCATGGCATCGACCAATCCGAAGGACATCCCGCCCAAACCTCCGATCGTCGTCGCGCTGGAAGGTCCGCGCCAGTGGCGCTTCCGACCGAAGTCGACTGACTTCGGCCTCACCTATTTCGAAAGCAAGGCCGATGTCGCCGTCAAACTGACGAACGAATCGAAGATTGAAATCGCCGCGTGGCCGGTGATTCGCGTCAATGGCGCCCAGTTGCATCCCGATCCGGAGATTGTGTCGCGACTGCCGCTGACGATGAAGCCCGGCGAGAATATCTCAATCCCCCTTGCCGTGAACCTGCGGCGGGTCAGTCCGGGGCCGCACAAGGTGCAGATCAGTTTCCTGGAAGACCCGCTGGGTCGCATTGAGACGTTCGACGTGGCGTTGCAGATGGATGATGCCCTGTCCGAGGCGGACGAAGAGTGATCTAGGGCGCCCCGGCGCCATTATTGCGGCGAGCCATGAACTGAGTCGCATGGAAAATCGTGCGCTGTCATTCCCCCGGCTCACTGAGCGGTCGGATCACTTTGACAAGGAGGAACCGAGCCGTCATCGGAGGCCCGCGATATGCCCGCACCCGCCAAACCGATGCGATTGATCCACCTGCTCGTCCTGCGGGCGGCGGCCATTGTCTACCATCCGCGATCAGTCACGTACACTTTCCTTGCGGCACT
This window of the Phycisphaerae bacterium genome carries:
- the gap gene encoding type I glyceraldehyde-3-phosphate dehydrogenase, with product MAAVKVAINGFGRIGRLVARAMVARKGQFDIVAINDVGSTPKVHAHLLKYDSVHGVFNGEISHDENSIVVNGDRVRVLTETNPANLPWKELGATIVIEATGKFTGRAAGGKAGYDDHIKAGAKKVILSAPAKDQIDATVVMGVNDETLKPEHTFVSNGSCTTNCLAPVIKVLVDHPEVFGNKIEGFMTTVHAYTNDQRILDMVHGDDLLRARAAATNIIPSSTGAAKAIGLVVPSPNVKLDGFAFRVPVADGSVVDLTVSLDKSVDVAAVNAVFKKASESPRLKGILEYCDEPRVSSDIIRNPHSSIFDSTRTMAKGHMLKLVSWYDNEWGFSNRVCDLALRLSTMA
- a CDS encoding metallophosphoesterase, with the protein product MLSHPLRGRRSPTQFLPTLTCTLILAFGVAARADDARPAGPESPRQGNPPESDTNTTPPSVTRPVDGAIIREPSQGRPIFVTPGDTFYFVMSLPPNFKGDVGFSLRHALEPSISSLLRPKTPPSYFNQEYCHIVLQVAEKIEPGLYDLEVKTPDETYFSRRSVRIIDRFKDRFRFVHLSNMNIGDPTAPDFDDMLPKEINLLGPEFIVATGDYTEWSRVADDPKSWARVLKYFEQFNAPVYMLCGSHDHEASFTKFVATGPMGTIDYGDYHGILLLDHPANPLDQDYSQIQWIEADLKRNKTKRMNFLCANSDEMGILDIWRERGGIEDYVRDHHIKLYVAGGSTDWDFKEFAHKLDGLDDFHFARTHQSSTCMRDRATGFSHYRVIEIDGDNLAYTYANDTAPEPLQHSVPSGRLRVYFDAPNDGTSSKVGATVQNALNQSFDNARLWIRVAKRGNEKPVIAPGRIVRMVDAGDHWGCEVSYDLPDKGAVRIMASTNPKDIPPKPPIVVALEGPRQWRFRPKSTDFGLTYFESKADVAVKLTNESKIEIAAWPVIRVNGAQLHPDPEIVSRLPLTMKPGENISIPLAVNLRRVSPGPHKVQISFLEDPLGRIETFDVALQMDDALSEADEE